A single window of Mycobacterium sp. ITM-2016-00318 DNA harbors:
- a CDS encoding SDR family oxidoreductase, producing MRVAVAGATGNIGARTVTHLEKDGHEAVGISKSLGVDLVTGDGLEAALRGVDAVVDTISSPPVGREETVDYFGTTTRNLLDAEASVGVGHHVLLSIVGIDRVEGNAHYAGKREQERLVSEGRVPWTIVPATQFFDFAELASGWAEKDGVSHIAPLLMQPIAPDDIAAILAELAVGEPQGRYADVAGPETQDLIDMVRRTNAVRGREVRLVPTWSAMFDESMAGNVMLPGDNMRIAPMTFEQWLAAGGQ from the coding sequence ATGCGCGTCGCGGTAGCCGGGGCGACCGGCAACATCGGAGCCCGCACCGTTACCCATCTCGAGAAGGACGGACACGAGGCGGTCGGCATCAGCAAATCGCTCGGCGTGGACCTGGTTACCGGTGATGGTTTGGAGGCGGCGCTTCGGGGTGTTGACGCCGTCGTCGACACCATCAGCTCGCCGCCGGTGGGCCGCGAGGAGACCGTTGACTACTTCGGCACCACGACGCGCAATCTGCTCGATGCCGAGGCGAGTGTCGGCGTCGGTCACCATGTGCTGCTGTCAATCGTCGGCATCGACCGCGTCGAGGGCAACGCGCACTACGCCGGTAAGCGCGAGCAGGAGCGCCTGGTCAGCGAGGGTCGAGTGCCGTGGACCATCGTTCCGGCCACCCAGTTCTTCGACTTCGCGGAACTCGCCTCTGGCTGGGCGGAGAAGGACGGTGTGTCGCACATTGCACCGCTGCTGATGCAGCCGATTGCTCCCGACGACATTGCGGCGATCCTGGCAGAGCTCGCCGTCGGTGAACCGCAAGGCCGATACGCCGATGTCGCTGGGCCCGAGACCCAGGACCTCATCGACATGGTGCGGCGCACCAACGCCGTGCGCGGGCGCGAAGTGCGACTCGTGCCCACCTGGTCGGCGATGTTCGACGAATCCATGGCGGGCAACGTAATGCTGCCCGGCGACAATATGCGCATCGCCCCGATGACCTTCGAACAGTGGCTGGCTGCCGGCGGGCAGTAG
- a CDS encoding DUF1918 domain-containing protein: protein MKAKVGDWLVIKGTTVERSDQRGEITEVRSADGSPPYTVRWLTTGHVATVFPGADAVVVTSAEQEAADERARSRSTNHR from the coding sequence ATGAAGGCGAAGGTAGGCGACTGGTTGGTGATTAAGGGCACGACAGTGGAGCGATCGGATCAGCGCGGGGAGATCACCGAGGTGCGTTCGGCAGACGGCTCGCCGCCATACACGGTGCGATGGCTCACCACCGGCCATGTGGCAACTGTGTTTCCCGGCGCGGACGCGGTCGTCGTCACGTCCGCGGAACAGGAAGCCGCTGACGAGCGGGCGCGGTCCAGATCGACAAACCATCGTTGA
- a CDS encoding dihydrofolate reductase family protein, producing MGLIHIELFATLDLVGQAPGGPEEDPDNGFPFGGWQAPLMDDVAGAQVGAAYEGTDALLLGRRTYDIFAGFWPHQEGGEDDDIATLFNRVPKYVASRGRPDLAWPGSTQLGPDLATAVREVRDRHDHVKVVGSLNLVQTLLREKLFDRLDLWLHPITLGVGKKVFDGGAVPTNLTLLEPPAPSPTGSVLLRYGLAEGTPGTGDMSAPHRGVGRH from the coding sequence ATGGGCCTCATCCATATTGAGCTGTTCGCAACCCTCGACCTCGTCGGCCAGGCGCCCGGCGGTCCCGAGGAGGACCCGGACAATGGTTTTCCGTTCGGCGGCTGGCAGGCACCGCTCATGGACGATGTGGCCGGGGCGCAGGTCGGTGCCGCCTACGAGGGCACAGACGCGCTCCTTCTCGGCAGGCGAACCTATGACATCTTCGCCGGCTTCTGGCCGCACCAGGAGGGTGGTGAGGACGATGACATCGCCACCCTTTTCAACCGCGTCCCGAAGTACGTGGCCTCCCGCGGTAGGCCCGACCTCGCGTGGCCCGGGTCCACCCAGCTCGGCCCCGACCTTGCTACCGCGGTGCGGGAAGTTCGCGACCGACACGATCATGTGAAGGTTGTCGGGAGCCTCAACCTTGTCCAGACCCTGCTGCGCGAGAAGCTCTTCGACCGCCTCGACCTCTGGTTGCACCCGATCACACTCGGCGTCGGGAAGAAGGTGTTCGACGGTGGTGCGGTACCCACCAACCTGACCCTGCTCGAACCGCCGGCGCCCAGTCCGACAGGGTCTGTACTCCTGCGCTACGGGCTCGCCGAGGGCACACCGGGAACCGGAGACATGAGCGCACCCCACCGCGGTGTCGGACGGCACTGA
- a CDS encoding class I SAM-dependent methyltransferase → MTDTVGAEIRIPSPSKAWMRFFAFVYDSFLWLGEIAGMRKRRSELLADARGRVVEIGAGTGLNVAHYPNDIAELILTEPDASMRRRLQRSLQRNDRAARIIDAPAERLPFDEASVDTVVSTLVLCTVGDPGATLREIARVLRPGGQLLFVEHVRASSRFLALYQELLSRPWRAFAGGCCCNRRTLELLRDCGFDVAAEQAVWRGMPAVVHPIVIGRATLGS, encoded by the coding sequence ATGACAGACACCGTTGGTGCCGAGATCCGGATACCGTCGCCCTCCAAGGCATGGATGCGCTTCTTCGCCTTCGTTTACGACTCATTCCTCTGGCTGGGCGAGATCGCCGGCATGCGCAAGCGGCGAAGCGAGCTGCTGGCCGATGCCCGCGGGCGGGTCGTCGAGATCGGTGCCGGAACCGGGCTGAACGTCGCACATTACCCCAACGACATCGCCGAGCTGATACTCACCGAGCCCGACGCCTCGATGCGCCGACGGCTTCAGCGCAGTCTGCAGCGCAATGATCGTGCCGCGCGGATCATCGACGCACCGGCTGAACGCCTACCGTTCGATGAAGCCTCAGTGGACACCGTGGTGTCGACGCTGGTGCTGTGCACCGTCGGCGATCCCGGCGCCACATTGCGCGAGATCGCCCGCGTGCTCCGTCCCGGCGGTCAGCTGTTGTTCGTCGAGCACGTGCGCGCGAGTTCCCGCTTCCTCGCGTTATATCAAGAGTTGCTCTCCCGCCCATGGCGCGCCTTCGCAGGCGGATGCTGCTGTAACCGCCGGACCTTGGAACTGTTGCGAGACTGCGGGTTCGATGTCGCAGCCGAACAAGCCGTGTGGCGCGGCATGCCGGCGGTGGTGCACCCGATCGTCATCGGTCGAGCGACTCTGGGCTCCTAG
- a CDS encoding SPFH domain-containing protein, producing MITLYALAAAFGVGVLWLGTNIKVINQFERGVVFRFGRVQSVIRGPGLTMLIPIADRLEKVNMQIITMPVPSQDGITRDNVTVRVDAVIYFKVSDPVRAAVDVQNYVSAIGQVAQTSLRSIIGKSNLDDLLSNRERLNQGLELMIDSPALGWGVQIDRVEIKDVVLPDSMKRSIARQAEAERERRARVITAEGELQASEKLAQAAEVMSEHPAALQLRLLETVVEVAAEKNSTLVLPFPVELLRFLERATPQGSERRDEATGTDAGAASKGDTLTLEQPRIPDDVRGLEFYKRIAKIFERDQ from the coding sequence ATGATCACCCTCTACGCACTGGCCGCAGCGTTCGGCGTCGGTGTGCTCTGGCTCGGAACGAATATCAAGGTCATCAACCAGTTCGAACGCGGCGTCGTGTTCCGATTCGGCCGTGTGCAATCCGTCATCCGCGGACCCGGTCTCACGATGTTGATTCCGATCGCCGATCGCCTCGAAAAAGTGAACATGCAGATCATCACGATGCCCGTGCCTTCCCAAGATGGCATCACCCGCGACAATGTGACCGTCCGGGTGGATGCTGTCATCTATTTCAAGGTCTCGGATCCGGTGCGTGCGGCTGTCGACGTGCAGAACTACGTGTCGGCCATCGGTCAGGTTGCCCAGACATCACTGCGTTCGATCATCGGCAAGAGCAATCTGGACGACCTGCTATCCAACCGCGAGCGTCTCAATCAGGGGTTGGAGTTGATGATCGACAGTCCCGCGCTGGGCTGGGGTGTTCAGATCGACCGCGTCGAAATCAAGGACGTAGTGCTGCCCGATTCGATGAAGCGGTCGATTGCACGCCAAGCCGAGGCGGAGCGTGAACGGCGGGCCCGGGTCATCACCGCAGAGGGCGAACTTCAGGCGTCCGAAAAGCTGGCCCAAGCAGCCGAGGTCATGTCCGAGCACCCAGCCGCGCTGCAACTGCGACTCCTGGAGACCGTCGTCGAGGTCGCCGCAGAGAAGAATTCCACCTTGGTACTTCCCTTCCCTGTCGAACTGCTCCGATTTCTGGAACGCGCCACACCGCAAGGATCCGAGCGTCGCGACGAGGCCACCGGTACTGACGCGGGCGCAGCGTCCAAGGGTGACACTTTGACGCTGGAACAACCACGGATTCCCGACGACGTCCGCGGCTTGGAATTTTACAAACGCATCGCGAAGATATTCGAGAGGGATCAGTAA
- a CDS encoding glucose-6-phosphate dehydrogenase gives MSEQLYDFFGAIFQRYFRPAMDAYPRMGGALVESLFTLTDDVPDRLAQTRRAAMAWGAAETPNARITSELFVITQRGLMYAAGLNESRRALYYLATPPELFDPFVDQIQTAELPEGAVVVVDSRFGRDLASAHPMDAALRRILDEHLALRVDLPA, from the coding sequence ATGAGCGAGCAACTGTACGACTTTTTCGGTGCGATCTTCCAGCGGTACTTCAGACCCGCCATGGATGCATATCCGCGAATGGGTGGAGCACTGGTGGAAAGCTTGTTCACTCTGACTGACGACGTCCCGGATCGATTGGCACAGACCCGGCGCGCCGCGATGGCATGGGGCGCAGCCGAGACCCCAAACGCCAGGATCACCTCGGAACTCTTCGTGATAACCCAACGCGGACTGATGTATGCCGCCGGGTTGAACGAGTCGCGCCGGGCGCTGTATTACTTGGCCACGCCGCCCGAATTGTTCGATCCGTTCGTCGATCAGATCCAGACCGCCGAACTGCCGGAGGGCGCGGTAGTCGTGGTGGACAGTCGGTTCGGCCGCGATCTCGCATCCGCGCATCCCATGGACGCCGCGCTGCGCCGGATACTCGATGAGCACCTGGCGCTGCGGGTGGATCTGCCCGCGTAG
- a CDS encoding alpha/beta fold hydrolase produces the protein MLENPEIRFLPLYARRVAYEKRGDGPPLVAPAWWVSHLELDWQSPGFRRFWEFVGGGYTLIRYDRLGVGMSDRTVRESDLTIEGEVAMLRALLDELELERVTLLGGSCGSCTAIAFAATYPERVERLVLYGSYPDGAEITAPGVGDAIIAAVRAHWGLGSRVLGDIFLGAADRAEHERFARLQREAATAEAAAALLGLVYRLDVREFLPRVRAPATVVHRRDDRAVPFRLGREVAAGIAGATFIPLQGTAHFPWHGDVDSVTRACREALAPQPTTPHAGEPESALLSRREREVLACVARGLSDDEIAEQLVLSSHTVHRHVANIRRKLGRSSRTAAVAEAARLGLL, from the coding sequence ATGCTCGAGAATCCCGAGATCAGATTTCTTCCCCTCTACGCCCGCCGAGTGGCGTACGAGAAGCGTGGCGACGGACCCCCGCTCGTCGCCCCGGCATGGTGGGTGAGCCACCTTGAACTCGATTGGCAGAGCCCCGGATTTCGCCGCTTCTGGGAATTCGTCGGAGGCGGCTACACACTGATCCGCTACGACCGGCTCGGCGTCGGCATGTCGGATCGCACAGTGCGCGAATCGGATCTGACCATCGAGGGCGAGGTCGCGATGCTCCGTGCTCTCTTGGACGAACTCGAGCTCGAGCGCGTGACGCTCCTCGGCGGCTCCTGTGGGAGCTGCACTGCAATCGCTTTCGCCGCAACATATCCCGAGCGAGTCGAGCGGCTGGTGCTCTACGGGTCGTATCCAGACGGTGCGGAGATCACCGCACCGGGAGTGGGCGACGCGATCATCGCGGCTGTGCGCGCCCATTGGGGCCTTGGTTCACGCGTCCTCGGCGACATCTTTCTCGGCGCCGCTGACCGCGCGGAGCATGAACGCTTCGCCCGGCTGCAACGAGAGGCGGCCACCGCCGAGGCCGCGGCGGCGTTACTTGGCCTCGTCTATCGCCTTGACGTACGCGAGTTTCTTCCCCGTGTCCGCGCACCGGCAACGGTGGTGCATCGTCGCGACGACCGCGCCGTACCGTTCCGGCTCGGGCGTGAGGTGGCGGCCGGAATTGCCGGCGCCACGTTCATTCCCTTGCAGGGAACCGCCCATTTCCCGTGGCACGGTGACGTTGATTCCGTAACCCGCGCCTGCCGCGAAGCGCTCGCACCGCAGCCCACGACACCTCATGCGGGCGAGCCGGAATCGGCCCTGCTATCCCGTCGTGAACGCGAGGTCCTGGCGTGCGTCGCCCGCGGTCTGAGCGATGACGAGATCGCAGAACAGCTGGTGCTGAGCTCGCACACCGTTCACCGCCATGTCGCGAACATCCGCCGCAAGCTGGGGCGCAGCTCGCGGACTGCTGCTGTCGCCGAGGCCGCGCGTCTGGGACTTCTCTGA
- a CDS encoding alkaline phosphatase family protein, which produces MGYARHIGRVGALAVTLGVGAAIANAPGIAYADTTGASTGGDSSQKTTTSTTDTSSTTGQTSSTIDGAAADAGDSGSTTSDPTSQRRSVLRTVVGAIRDIADDAVAAGNAAGATTRLGKQDPAGGDSANRQTSNITTTVTNTRTRADTLDDAAENLQSTVDTFTQRVEQAVQKYTAPTLDSTPSPAATAEPQPITTAAVTPLFEPRQRTSVVPLFTNALGAVLQPVIYGDGVPGLPQLPTLMAVIAAVRDELERTLGARPPQPVYPPTTSQPIGDPTLPAPTDQHVLVIAVDGTNMSEVLQEDLTPNTNFINLMNTSTTSAPSIVGHTTVSNPSWTAVFTGAWDNKTGVINNVYTPWTYERWPSVFTQLETANPDIRTKAIADWDVIAAISDSGVGADEVVYIAQKPDDPTWEKTDKAVTDEAVATLKGPNGNYTGEAPNFTVAYLVQVDEAGHQYGGDSLEYDAALKRTDDNLGAILEAVAAREAATGEDWTVIVVTDHGHQPQPGFGHGFQSPRETDTFVIVDGPQFENKTDTCTTECGRFNPEYEIVDVTPTVLSLFNVPQDPRSDGVPLQSLNGSSTNPLSQAVLHDALEAQMASNDYPNIIVNAALSTRTIVAFIPYFVYDQDLPAPLGDILYVATNTPAQAVALATGVWGARLFQILPPPPIVITPEGPNSLEAAFRTDCGSVSLDPAGCVAV; this is translated from the coding sequence ATGGGTTATGCCAGGCACATCGGTCGGGTCGGAGCGCTAGCGGTGACTCTTGGCGTCGGCGCGGCTATCGCCAACGCTCCGGGGATCGCGTACGCCGATACAACAGGCGCCTCAACGGGCGGTGACTCCTCGCAAAAGACCACCACTTCGACGACGGACACGTCCTCGACAACGGGCCAGACGTCCTCGACGATTGACGGCGCCGCTGCCGACGCCGGCGACTCCGGGTCGACGACCTCGGATCCGACGTCCCAACGGAGGTCGGTGCTGCGCACCGTCGTCGGAGCCATCCGGGACATCGCTGACGACGCTGTTGCCGCGGGCAACGCCGCTGGGGCCACCACCAGGCTCGGCAAGCAGGATCCGGCGGGCGGCGACTCGGCCAACCGCCAGACGTCGAACATCACGACGACTGTCACCAATACCCGCACGCGCGCAGACACTTTGGATGACGCGGCCGAGAACCTGCAGTCGACGGTCGACACGTTCACGCAACGTGTCGAGCAGGCCGTGCAGAAATACACCGCACCCACGCTCGACAGCACGCCGAGCCCCGCGGCCACGGCTGAGCCCCAACCGATTACTACGGCTGCGGTGACGCCGCTGTTCGAACCACGGCAGCGGACAAGCGTTGTCCCGCTCTTCACCAACGCACTCGGTGCGGTGCTGCAGCCGGTGATCTACGGGGACGGGGTCCCGGGCCTGCCGCAGTTGCCGACGCTGATGGCGGTGATTGCAGCCGTGCGCGACGAATTGGAGCGGACTCTGGGAGCCCGCCCCCCACAGCCCGTGTATCCGCCGACCACCAGTCAGCCCATCGGTGATCCAACCCTGCCCGCCCCTACAGATCAGCATGTCCTGGTGATCGCGGTCGACGGCACCAATATGAGCGAGGTGCTGCAGGAGGATTTGACCCCCAACACGAACTTCATCAATCTGATGAACACCAGCACCACCTCCGCGCCGAGCATCGTCGGCCACACCACGGTGTCCAACCCCTCGTGGACGGCCGTCTTTACCGGAGCCTGGGATAACAAGACTGGCGTGATCAACAACGTCTACACCCCGTGGACCTACGAGAGATGGCCGTCTGTTTTCACCCAACTCGAAACGGCCAACCCGGACATCAGGACGAAGGCCATCGCCGACTGGGACGTCATCGCGGCCATCTCTGACTCGGGCGTCGGCGCCGACGAAGTGGTCTACATAGCGCAGAAGCCGGACGACCCCACTTGGGAGAAGACGGATAAGGCGGTCACGGACGAAGCCGTGGCCACCCTCAAGGGCCCGAACGGAAATTACACCGGCGAGGCGCCGAATTTCACGGTCGCCTACCTGGTCCAGGTCGATGAGGCCGGGCACCAGTACGGCGGCGATTCGCTCGAGTACGACGCTGCCCTCAAGCGCACGGACGACAACCTCGGCGCGATCCTGGAAGCGGTGGCGGCACGTGAGGCGGCAACCGGCGAGGACTGGACCGTCATCGTCGTGACCGACCACGGCCACCAACCGCAGCCGGGCTTCGGCCACGGTTTCCAGTCGCCCCGCGAGACAGACACATTCGTCATCGTCGACGGTCCGCAATTCGAGAACAAAACTGACACGTGCACAACGGAATGCGGCAGATTCAATCCCGAATATGAGATCGTCGATGTGACACCGACCGTCCTGAGCCTGTTCAACGTCCCGCAGGACCCCAGGTCCGATGGTGTTCCGCTGCAGTCACTGAACGGCAGCAGTACCAATCCCCTCTCGCAGGCCGTGTTGCATGACGCGCTGGAAGCACAGATGGCCTCGAACGACTATCCGAACATCATCGTCAATGCGGCGCTGAGCACGCGGACGATCGTCGCCTTCATTCCGTACTTCGTGTACGACCAGGATCTCCCTGCCCCGCTCGGTGACATCCTCTACGTGGCGACGAACACGCCCGCGCAGGCGGTTGCCCTCGCTACCGGTGTCTGGGGCGCCAGGCTGTTCCAGATCCTGCCGCCGCCGCCTATCGTGATCACCCCTGAGGGGCCGAACTCGCTCGAAGCCGCGTTCCGCACGGACTGCGGGTCCGTCAGCCTCGACCCGGCAGGGTGTGTGGCTGTCTAG
- a CDS encoding phosphotransferase: MATPVLDLLLGPEAPNVLAAAVAEYGCRLEELRPAEVNMDPSGAGIVMYMASVRRADGTCTTEFLGATTGSRIPAGAAVVAGEYGGEPVEVGIWAWPRDPALPALPTASNPALLADLFRDFGLSEAATLDIRPCGYLPSRHAVLDVRDGRFRWFVKVVRPSAVADLRHRHDIACRDVPVPPVLAATGDGVIVLPAAKGTPLQTLIIGGDAALPSPEALESVLNALPAELMKLTPEPSHLEMVDYYAGVLRCVAGDEPTVLTRLAEVVEGLHSAEVQTEEVVPIHGDFHEGQLFAHNGRVTAVLDIDTAGPGQRSDEWATLLAHLSALALDTTGREAAPGYADAILAHAESRVPAKQLRLRTAAALLGLATGPFRLQQPQWPEHTIAMLDLAKTWLARAR; this comes from the coding sequence GTGGCTACCCCGGTGCTCGACCTGCTGCTGGGTCCGGAAGCCCCGAATGTGCTCGCCGCTGCGGTCGCCGAGTACGGATGTCGGCTGGAAGAGCTGCGCCCGGCCGAGGTCAATATGGACCCGTCCGGCGCTGGCATCGTCATGTATATGGCGAGTGTGCGCCGCGCTGACGGCACATGCACGACGGAATTTCTCGGAGCAACAACCGGAAGCCGGATCCCGGCCGGCGCGGCCGTCGTCGCGGGCGAGTACGGCGGTGAGCCGGTCGAGGTTGGAATCTGGGCGTGGCCCCGCGATCCCGCGCTACCCGCGCTACCGACGGCCAGCAACCCCGCCCTGCTGGCCGACTTATTTCGCGATTTCGGGCTGAGCGAGGCGGCGACCCTAGACATCCGCCCCTGCGGATACCTGCCCTCGCGGCATGCCGTTCTCGATGTGCGCGACGGCAGATTCCGGTGGTTCGTCAAAGTCGTGCGGCCCTCGGCGGTCGCCGACCTCCGCCATCGTCATGACATCGCCTGCCGAGATGTGCCGGTGCCACCGGTGCTCGCCGCGACCGGGGACGGTGTGATCGTGCTGCCCGCGGCGAAGGGAACACCGCTGCAGACACTGATCATCGGTGGCGACGCCGCGCTGCCCTCACCCGAGGCGCTCGAATCTGTATTGAACGCACTACCGGCCGAACTGATGAAGCTGACGCCCGAACCATCGCATCTGGAGATGGTGGATTACTACGCGGGTGTGCTGCGCTGCGTTGCGGGCGACGAGCCCACGGTGCTGACCCGGCTCGCCGAGGTGGTGGAAGGCCTGCATTCGGCTGAAGTCCAGACCGAGGAGGTCGTGCCGATCCACGGCGACTTTCATGAGGGCCAGCTTTTCGCCCACAACGGCCGGGTAACGGCTGTTCTCGACATCGATACCGCAGGACCCGGACAACGATCCGACGAGTGGGCAACGCTACTCGCGCACCTGTCGGCTCTGGCCCTCGACACCACAGGCCGGGAAGCGGCCCCCGGCTACGCAGACGCTATCCTCGCCCACGCCGAGTCGCGGGTTCCAGCTAAGCAGCTACGACTGCGAACCGCTGCGGCACTGCTCGGGCTGGCGACCGGGCCGTTTCGCCTGCAGCAACCCCAGTGGCCCGAGCACACCATCGCGATGCTGGATCTTGCGAAGACGTGGCTAGCAAGAGCGAGATGA